Proteins from one Gimesia maris genomic window:
- a CDS encoding type I 3-dehydroquinate dehydratase, which translates to MICISVTPESRNFAKVDILNAAAQSDLVELCLDRLIKTPDIGDLISGFDTPILVSCRRPEDGGQFKGTEAERIQLLKQAIIAEPAYIELDLETAKQIPRFGKTKRVISYTSLKKPLSQVDDIFDEMAEAKADVIKFTWPTPTLQTAWPLLAAISQKRDIPVVGLGLGAAGITFSLLGVKYGSPWIYASLEKGMEAFEGQPTVAELNEVFHYPKISAKTRFIGVAGLGVAERRTIEVFNKASEQLGLDYVCLPLVINDFKQVHKMLGILKIRSLVVSPRMGEFILPLAEHLEESSEKTGYGDLQLNQPDGWHAYDTVRRSAIKSLEATLEKKSPGSNSAFQRKNILVLGQSGLTKAVVHSLTQQGAVVSVTSQNDKAAQGIARAFDVRYVPFANLYDTLADVVVQTDPELKLGHSKEELNPSYLRETMTVMDISQLPESTELMREADNRGCESVCVDDVYRRQLSQIFKAITSAEIPDEVFETRSEYTR; encoded by the coding sequence ATGATTTGTATTTCTGTGACGCCTGAATCCCGTAACTTTGCCAAGGTGGATATTCTGAATGCCGCCGCCCAGTCTGATCTGGTAGAACTCTGCCTGGATCGATTGATCAAAACTCCCGATATCGGAGATCTGATATCAGGCTTTGATACGCCGATATTAGTTTCCTGCCGTCGTCCGGAAGACGGGGGACAGTTCAAAGGGACGGAAGCGGAGCGGATCCAGTTGCTGAAGCAGGCGATTATTGCGGAGCCGGCATACATCGAACTGGACCTGGAAACCGCAAAGCAGATTCCCCGCTTCGGGAAAACCAAACGGGTCATCAGTTATACCAGCCTGAAAAAACCACTGTCGCAGGTGGATGATATTTTTGACGAAATGGCGGAAGCGAAAGCCGACGTGATTAAATTCACCTGGCCGACACCAACTCTGCAGACCGCGTGGCCTCTGCTGGCGGCGATTAGTCAGAAGCGGGACATCCCGGTTGTCGGTCTGGGTCTGGGAGCGGCCGGCATTACGTTTTCACTGCTGGGTGTGAAGTATGGCAGCCCCTGGATTTATGCATCGCTGGAGAAGGGGATGGAAGCGTTTGAAGGCCAGCCGACGGTAGCGGAGCTGAACGAAGTCTTTCACTATCCGAAGATTTCGGCGAAAACCCGTTTTATCGGCGTCGCCGGGCTGGGAGTCGCAGAGCGACGGACAATCGAAGTCTTCAATAAAGCTTCTGAACAACTGGGCCTGGATTACGTCTGCCTGCCTCTGGTGATCAATGATTTCAAACAGGTGCACAAGATGCTGGGGATTCTGAAAATCCGTTCGCTGGTGGTGAGCCCGCGGATGGGCGAGTTCATCCTGCCCCTGGCGGAGCATCTGGAAGAGTCTTCTGAAAAGACCGGCTATGGTGATCTGCAATTAAATCAACCCGATGGCTGGCACGCCTACGATACCGTCAGGCGAAGTGCCATCAAGAGTCTGGAAGCGACGCTGGAAAAGAAATCGCCGGGATCAAATTCGGCATTCCAGCGGAAAAATATTCTGGTTCTGGGGCAGAGCGGTCTGACAAAAGCGGTGGTTCACAGCCTGACTCAGCAGGGGGCCGTCGTGAGTGTCACTTCCCAGAATGACAAAGCCGCCCAGGGAATTGCCCGCGCCTTTGATGTGCGCTACGTACCTTTCGCCAACCTGTATGACACGCTGGCTGATGTGGTAGTGCAGACCGACCCTGAATTGAAACTGGGCCACAGTAAAGAAGAACTGAATCCATCGTACTTACGGGAGACCATGACGGTCATGGATATCAGCCAGTTACCCGAATCCACCGAGCTGATGCGGGAAGCAGACAACAGAGGTTGTGAAAGCGTGTGTGTGGATGACGTCTACCGCAGACAGCTCAGTCAGATTTTCAAAGCGATCACCTCTGCAGAGATACCCGACGAAGTATTTGAAACCCGCAGCGAGTATACGCGTTAA